One part of the Candidatus Hydrogenedentota bacterium genome encodes these proteins:
- a CDS encoding Fic family protein, protein MSYDPSVPFDELPPLLPTTEVESKAVLKQCLTATRALAELKGAGGLIPDQSILINAIPLQEAMMSSEIENIVTTQDELFKAAIDESSVADPQTKEVLRYRTALRHGYEALHDKPLSLDLILSVCRVLRDQPSLEFRSETERVVIANPQTHDIIYTPPPGGPGLVDKLRNLEAYLLAREGPDPLIRMAVGHYQFEAIHPFTDGNGRTGRILNILYLLHARLLDIPVLYLSRFIIQNKAEYYRLLRGVTEGGDWDTWLIYMLRGIEETAYWTCGRIRAIRQLLDHTAERCRKELPRVYSRELVDLIFRQPYCKIGFLVEEGLAERKTASKYLRELEQIGILAGERIGREVVFKHPALLKVLAA, encoded by the coding sequence ATGAGCTATGATCCTTCAGTGCCGTTCGATGAATTACCCCCGCTGCTGCCGACGACCGAGGTGGAGTCAAAAGCGGTTCTCAAGCAGTGTCTCACCGCTACCCGCGCGCTCGCTGAGCTAAAAGGGGCAGGTGGACTGATTCCAGACCAATCTATTCTCATTAATGCCATCCCTTTACAGGAAGCGATGATGAGTTCTGAGATCGAAAATATCGTCACAACGCAGGACGAGCTTTTCAAGGCCGCAATTGACGAATCCTCAGTTGCCGATCCACAGACGAAGGAAGTTCTTCGCTATCGCACCGCACTGAGACACGGCTACGAAGCACTGCACGACAAGCCACTGTCGCTCGACTTGATTCTGAGTGTGTGCCGCGTGTTACGCGATCAACCATCCCTCGAATTTCGCTCCGAAACCGAGCGTGTCGTCATTGCCAATCCTCAAACTCACGACATCATCTATACTCCACCCCCTGGCGGCCCTGGCCTGGTTGATAAGCTTCGCAACCTTGAGGCCTACCTTCTAGCACGGGAAGGTCCCGATCCGTTGATTCGAATGGCCGTCGGGCACTACCAGTTTGAGGCCATTCATCCGTTCACGGACGGCAACGGACGCACCGGCCGCATTCTAAACATCCTTTATCTCCTCCACGCGCGGCTGCTCGACATCCCGGTGCTCTATCTCAGCCGCTTCATCATTCAGAACAAGGCCGAATACTACCGGCTGTTGCGGGGCGTCACCGAGGGCGGTGACTGGGATACATGGCTTATCTACATGCTCCGGGGCATCGAGGAAACCGCCTATTGGACTTGCGGCAGAATCCGCGCAATCCGCCAGCTTCTGGACCACACAGCCGAGCGTTGTCGGAAGGAATTGCCAAGGGTGTACTCCAGGGAACTGGTCGACCTCATTTTTCGCCAGCCCTACTGCAAGATTGGCTTTCTCGTGGAAGAGGGGCTCGCCGAGCGGAAAACCGCCTCTAAGTACCTCCGCGAATTGGAGCAAATTGGCATTCTAGCCGGAGAGAGAATAGGGCGCGAGGTCGTTTTCAAGCATCCCGCGCTTCTGAAGGTGCTCGCGGCATGA